GCCGTGATGACCGCCGCTATTTTCCTTTCTTTGACTCGCAACGCTGTGATGGGACTTGGCGCCGGGCTGGCCGTGATCATCGCTCTTCGAAAGCCTGCATGGCTGGTCATACTTCCGTTGCTGGCCTCGGCGGTGTTCATTCTTTCTCCATCCGGAGTGCGCAACAGGGTGAGCAGCATTGCCGACCTTGGGGACGAGACCACCCGCGAGCGGTTCCACCTCTGGAGCGCCGGGGTGAAAATCATCCTGGACCACCCGGTGCTGGGCGTCGGGCAGAATTCTTTTCCGCTTGTGTACCCGTCATACCGCAGTGCACAGGTGAAGGAGCCTAACATCTCCCACCTGCACAACAATTTTTTGGAATTGGGGGCCGAAAGGGGTCTGGCCGGCCTTGGAGTGTGGACATGGATGTGGGCAGCCGCTTTCTGGCTGACGCTCAAAGGGTGGAAAAGCCCTGTGGAAAGAGGGCTTCGGGCCGCAAGGGCGGCCGGTATTGGCGCCATCACAGCCTTCATGGCGGCTGGAGTCTTCGAGTACAACTTTGGGGCGTCGGTGATCCAGATGCTTATGTACTACATTGTGGCGGCCGGTCTTGCGGCCTCCCATGAAGGGAATAACTCTAAGGACACCGTTTTGGCTTGACGCGGAGCCTGCAATAGGTTCAAATTTTATAAAGACCTTTATATTTGGATCATGAGCAAAATCAATTTAGATTTTTTCAGACAGGCCCTCGAAAAGCAGCGGGAGGACATCGTCAAGGAAGCGACGGAGTCCGCCAATGGGGGGATCTCCGCGAATTCGGAAGAACTTCCCGACGTGGTGGACCGGTCATCGCTTGAGACCGACAGAAACTTCACCCTCCGTCTGCTGGACCGGGACAGGAAGCTTATTAAAAAGATCGAAGAAGCCATCGGCAGGATAGAAGCCGGTGAATTCGGCCATTGCGAGGATTGCGGCGGGGAAATCGGCGAAGAACGCCTGAAGGCGCGCCCCGTGGCCACCTTGTGCATCGGGTGCAAGGAAGAGCAGGAGCGCAAGGAGAAGGCCCGCTAGCGCACTTTCAGCGCTTTTGACTTCCTGGTGGAAACCTCAGAGCCGCTTGTTTCCAAGATATTTCCAGCGGATTTTGCGGCGCATATTTACCGTCGATTATCGAATTTGAACTTTGCGGCCCGATAGAATATAATTACAGATTCGTGCGCCCGTAGCTCAGCCCGGATAGAGCGCCAGATTGCGGTTCTGTAGGTCGCAGGTTCGAATCCTGCCGGGCGCACCAATCAAACACATCCAGCCACGCCACACCTTCCGTATGTTTCTTGCGGAAGAGCGGACTTCGCCAGACGTCAGACCGGCCCAGGCAATAGCCTATCTGTAGCCGTGGGACATGACCCGGAATATAAATGATGTTGCTATGCCAGCCATGACAAGGATCATTATGATGACAAGCGTGCGCTGGGAAATAAAAAACTTCTTTTTGCCTTCAGACATTTGAGACCGCCAGGTGAGTTTTAACGAATATCAACGATAATCAGGCAGTACAGCAGGGGGAGATGCACCAGGGAGAAAAAGAAGAGGCTCATCGCCACCTTCCTGCCCGAGAAAACAAACCACAGGGACAGAGAGAAGAACAGGACGCCGGCCGCCATTGCTCCGGCAAGGTAAAACAGCCCCGCCATCCCGACTACATAAGGCAGAATTGAGACCGCCGCAAGCACAAAGGCCCATATGGCTATCTGCCGCTTGGTCTCGTCCACCCCTCTTTTCACCGGCAGGTTCATCACTCCGGCGCTTTTGTACTCATCCATGTACTTTAGGGCGAGCGACCAGAAATGCGGATGCTGCCAGGCGAATATTATCAGGAAAAGCGTGAGCGCCCAGATGTCCGGAACCGGCTTGATCGCCGCGTAACCTATCACCGGAGGAAGAGCCCCGCCCACGCCGCCCACAAAGGTGGCCAGCGGCGTGCTGCGCTTGGTCATCAAAGTGTACGGTATGACGTAAATGAACAAGGCCGCCGTGGAATATAGCGCGGCGGCCTTGTTTACATGTGCCGTAAGGATCACAACGGAAATGGCGGAAAGCGCCAGCCCGCAATAAAGGGCCTTCAACGGGCTGATCAATCCGGAGGGGAGCGGCCGGCCTGAAGTTCGGCGCATGACAAAATCTATATCTCTGTCGATATAGTTGTTCAATGCGGCGGCGCCCGCCGTGGAAAAAGCGGTCCCCAGAAGTGTCCAGAAGACAAGCGCGGGGGCGGGAAGCCCCCTTTGCGCTATGTACATCCCGGCCAGGGCGGAAACTATCACAAGCGCGATTATCCCCGGCTTTACAAGCGCAAGGTGGTCCAACAGGACCCCTTTAAGGCTGATCTGCCTCGCTTCAGCGGTGGATACGCGCCCGGACATTTACGCCCTCGCCTCCTCTTGAACCAGCATGTTAAATCCAAGAAGCCCCGGGGCCGACCTGTAGGCCACCCAGCCGAGCAGCAGGAATCCAAAGGCGCCGTGGCCGACAATCAGGGGGAGGAACATGCCGGAATGCACGATTCCTATGCCCACCGCCCCCTGCGCCACCACGAGCGAAAACGTTATGACGGAATTGGCCACGTCGCTCTTGTCCTTTATCGCCTTTATCATATAACCGCCGGTGAAAAAGAACACCACATACGCCATCAGCCGGTGGACAAAGTGAAGAGCGATACCCGGCTCCGCGAATTCCGGGATCACCTGGCCGTTGCAAAGCGGGAACTCCGCCGAGCAGGCCATGGCCGCCTGGCTGTACCTGACGAAAATCCCAAGGATCACCTGGAGAAGGATTATGGCGAACATCACAGTATAGACACTGTTTTCCTTCGCCGCCGGAGCCGTGTCCAGCCGCCGGTAGGCAAGGATCATGAGAATGAAAATGGCCGTGGCCACAATAATGTGGAACGAGATAACCATTATATGCAGAACGCCCTCAAGAAGCGGCGCCTCCAGCATGACGATCACCCCGCCGAATACCGCGCCAACCCCCAATAGCCCCAACGCCGACATCGTCAGCGCCCTGACAGGCCCCTTTGCCGTCAACCATACGGAAACCGTCGCGCCTAATATGAAAAGCCCTGTCGCGCCTCCAAGAAGCCTGTGACTCCATTCAATCCATGTCTGTATCTGAAGGGGAGGGACTACCGTCCCGTAACACAACGGCCAGTCCGGACAACCCAGGCCGGATCCGGTCGTGGTGACCACGTTCCCCACCACCATAAGAATGTAAGTGAAAGCGATTGAGAGCCCGATAAGTATCTTGTTCATGCGCATTGTTCCTCTACTGCTTTTAATGCTAACAAAGATGTATTTGAAAATATACGCAAACTTTATAAAGAACGGCCCGGCTCCGGTATTATACCAGAGCCGGGACCGCATCATTCTACCAGGAACACGCCTTATATCGTGTGAGCAGTATGCTTACCGTAGTTATAAGGCGACCAATCCGCCGACACGGTCGGAGGAGTGGGGAAGTTGCCGGCCCCCGGAGGATACACGGTGTGTGTCCACTCCAGCGACTTGGAACCCCACGGATTGTGAGGGGCCTTCTCGCCGGCGATGGCGCCGTGGATCCAGGTGATGATCGTGATGGCCATGCCAAGGGCGATGATAAGGGCGCCGACAGTGGCGATCTTCATCGCGCCTTCAAACTGCGGGAACATGGCATAGTCGAAATACCTCCTGGGCATCCCTTCCACGCCGATCCACATCAGCGGAGCGAAGGTCACGTTCACGCCGATGAAATTGAGCAGGAAGCCCAGCTTGCCGAGGGTCTCGTTGTACATCCGGCCGGTCATAAGCGGGAACCAGAAATAGACCCCCGCAAACACCGCGAATGTGGCCATGATTCCCATTATGTAATGGAAGTGGGCCATAACGAAGTATGTCTCGGAAAGATGCAGCGTCATCGAGGTCATGGACAGCGGGATACCGGTCAGCCCGCCCGCCAGGATCAGGAACAGCTCGGAGGCCGCGTACAGCATCGGGGTGTTGTACTGGATGGAACCCTTGTACAGCGTCCCCACCATGGTCAAGACCAGCAGACCCACCGGGATGGAGATGATGATCGTCGTCATCATCATGCCGATCCTGAGCCAGTCCACAAGACCTGAAACGTACAGGTGGTGGGCCCACACGTCCGAACCGAGCACCACAGTCCCCCACACGCCGCCATAAACACAGGTCTTATAGTTGAATATGGGGTTGCGGGACATGGTGGAGAGTATCTCAAGGATGGTCCCGATGGCCGGCAGCAGAATAACGTACACCGCCGGGTGCGAATAGAACCAGAACAGGTTCTGGTATAAAAGCACGTCGCCACCCTGGGCCGGCGCGAAGAACGCCGTGCCGAAATACTTGTCAAAGAGAACCAAAGTCACCGCCGCGGCGAGCACGGGGATGAAGATCAATTGCAGGACGAACGCGCCCAGAACGGTCCACACGAAGATGTTCAGTTGGTTCCAGCCCAGGCCTGGCGCCCTCATGTAGATCACGGTGCAAAGGAAGTTGACCGCGCCGAGGATGGACGAGAAGCCCATCAGGTGCACGGTGAACACGTAGAAAGAAGTGTTCCCGGCCGTCTGCACGGAGTACGGGGGATAGCCCGTCCACATGACATCAGGCGGATCCGGGATGACGAAAGTCAGAAGAGCAAGAACGATGGCGAACCAGAAGAGCCACACCGAGAACGAGTTGATCCTCGGGAAGGCCACGTCGTGCGCGCCTATCATTATCGGGATGAGGTAGTTCGCCAAAAACCCTGTCAGCCCCGGTATCAGGAACGCCAAGATCATCGCGGCGCCGTGGAAATACAACCATACGTTGTAGTTCGTGGCGTCGCTTGTGATTGTCGGCCCCAGGCCCGACTGTTCAAGCCGTATCAGAAGGGCCATTATCCCGGCGACAGCGAACGCCGCGATGGACCCTACCAGATACAGGATGCCGATCCTTTTATGATCGGTTGAAAAAATCCAATCCTTCATGCCTATATCCTTTCATTTCAAGCCTATTTTCCGTAAAGCCGACGAACCCCAAGCCCGCCGGCCTCTTTAAAACCGTTACTTTCCGGCGGCCGGAGCAGCCGGAGCGGCGGCGCCTTCAGCTGCCGGAGCGGCCGGGGCAGCGCCCTCAGCCGGAGCGGCCGGAGCCGGAGTTGCTGCGCCACTCTTGGCAAGGATCATTTCCTCAAACTTGGCTGCGGGAATGACCTTCACCTTGCCGAACATGTTCGAATGACCAACGCCGCAATACTCGGTGCAGGTGAGCACGTTCTCCCCGATCTGCTTGGGCAGGAACCACTCGTAAGTGATGCGCCCAGGCATAACGTCTTCCTTCACGCGGTAATCGGGAAGGAAGAAGGAGTGGACCACGTCTTCGCTGTGCATCCGGAGGACAACAGGCTGCCCCTGAGGAACGAAAAGCTGCGGCCTGCCGTTGGCGTCCGCCTCGGCGACGACTCCGTTGCCGTAGTCGAACTCCCAGTTGTACATCATTGCGGTCAGTTTGACTTCCCTGGCGTTCACAGGGACGGTCCTCTGGTTGATCCACAGCTTGAAGCCATTGGCGGCCAGATACATATCGTCCGCCAGGAACACAAACACCGGGACAAGCGTCCAGGCCAGCGAGCCGCCCAGCGACAATCCCGGAAGGCTGCCCTCTTCGTTCTCGCTCTTCCTCACGAAAGACACGAGCATGTAAATCGATATCAGCCCGAAAACAACGCCAATCGCGCCCAGGTCTAGCACCAGATGGCCCCAAAGATTGTTCCAACCCTCGGTGTGGTCATGGATAGCCCCCTCGGCGGCCGGTGCGGCTGATGACGCCATAGCCGTCAATGGAGCGGCAGCCATCATAGCCGCCGTAAACACCCATTTCTTCATATTTTAGTCTCCTTGCCTCTCTTCACTTTTTTCCTCTGAATATTGGCGGCGAATAAAAACGCCGCCACTCCCGTCAACAATGAACCGAAAGAAACGAAAAGCGGATAATTGAGCCGGTACTTGCCATCCTTGAAGTTATAGCTGTAGCACATGCTCATCGCTATATTGCCCGCGTCCGCCGGCTTGAGCTGCTCGAACTTGCTTTCCAATATCGCAAGCTCCATGTCCCGCGCGTCGGAAACCTGGCTTTGAAGGATTCGAAGGACCCTGCCCTCGGGGGAAATGAAATAATACGCGCTTGAGTGGAAGAACATCCTGTCGGCGGGAGACCAGAAGAACTTGAAACCAACATTCGAAGTGAGCTTTTTGATGTCCTCATGATCCTTGAAGGTGGCCACATACCAGCTGCCCTTCATGTCCGATGGAATCCCAAGGCTCTTCGAAAATATTTCCGCGCTCGACGCATTGTCGTTCTTGTCGAAAGACAGGGTCAACACGGAAAAGTCCTTGCCGATCTTCACGTTCTTTAACGCCTGCGCCTTGTCGAGCACCTTTTTCAGGTCGCCGTTGAAGGCCGGGCAGAATCCGTCGCAAGAATAATAGGAAAGGACCATGATCACAGGCCTGCCACGCAGGTCTTTCATGGAAAATTCCTTCCCGTCGCTCCCTACGAAGGTCAGTCCGCCGTCAAGCTTGGTCCCGAGGACGTTGATCTCGTCAACCAGCAAGGTCGCCGGATCAAGCTCGGACTCGGGCGGGCGGAATCCCTGGGCGCTCCCTTGCGCCGCGAAAAACAGGATAAGCGCGGCCGCCATCACAACGGCCCGGTGCTTCCCAAACGTGTACACTTGATTATCCCCGAATTACCAGATGTAAACCTGGCTCACAACGAAGAACCAAACGATATCAACGAAGTGCCAGTAAATCCCGGCCCCCTTCACGAAAGTGTGGCTCACAGCCCCGCCAAGCGCCGGTATCAGTATCGCGATGAACGCGCACAGGCCGACGAGAACGTGGGAAGCGTGGAAGCCGGTTATCGAGTAGAACGCCGTGCTCTTCGCGTTGGTGCCCCACACGAAACCTTCGCTGAGAAGATGGTTGTATTCATAGGCCGTGCAGCCAAGGAATACGGCGCCCAATGCTATGCTCACCATCAGCCAGGTGTTGAACCCGCCCTTGTCTCCCTCTTCGATCCTCATTTCACCGAGGTGGTATGTGACCGAGGAAGTGACCAGTATCACGGTCATAATCAGAGGAAGGGTCACGCCTATCTCCGGAGAACCCGCAGGCGGCCACACGTCGGCGGACATCCTCATTGTCCAGTAAGCGGCGAAAAGAGACAGGAATATCATGACTTCCGAAACGATGAAGATCGGAAGGCCTGTCAGGGAGTAGCCGTGCTCATGATCCCTGTTTGCGATGCCTTCCTTCGTCCAACCAGCGACCCCCCAGATCAAAAGCGGCGTCCCAATGCCAAGGGCGGCTATGCCCATGGTGGCGTTGTGATACTGGAAAAAGAGGCCGAATGCGATTGGAATCGCGAAAAAGATGCCCGCCACCAGAATCAGCGGATAAACGCTTGATTCCCAGTGATGGACGGTATGGCCTTGGCCACCATGGCCCTCGTTATGCGCCATAAAAACCCTCCCCCATAATGTTAGTTGATAAAAACCTAAAGCCCACCCACGCGCGCAATGCATATACGCGTGGAATTAAACCGTTTTTTCTGACCGATCCAGGACACTTTAGTTAACAAGACTTTGTTTGAATTTCTCCCCCCCCACTTTCGCTGAACCCATTTAGCGCCGGATGCCCCTCTCAAGGCCCGCGCGTTTATGAAATCAACGATTTGGAGATAAATCAAGGTCTCTATATACCTTGATGTTCTTGACTTTTTACATTAACCGGCATGTATTGTCAAGTGATTACTTTTCGGGAAGGGAAAATTACTTGTTTACGGATTGACAGCGCTTACAAGACAAAAACGAGGACATATGTCCACAATTGCGCAAGTTTTTTCCGGGAGCCTTTCAAAATCGTGGCCCGATGGCTCCAATGCGCCGTTTTTACGGCTTTTCCCGGGCAGTAATCACAATGGCGGAGCCGTCATGGTCAACTATCACATCATCCCCTATCACATCATCCCCGCCGAGCACATTTCCTTCGACGATCATCATCGAGAGT
This region of Nitrospinota bacterium genomic DNA includes:
- the cyoE gene encoding protoheme IX farnesyltransferase; its protein translation is MSGRVSTAEARQISLKGVLLDHLALVKPGIIALVIVSALAGMYIAQRGLPAPALVFWTLLGTAFSTAGAAALNNYIDRDIDFVMRRTSGRPLPSGLISPLKALYCGLALSAISVVILTAHVNKAAALYSTAALFIYVIPYTLMTKRSTPLATFVGGVGGALPPVIGYAAIKPVPDIWALTLFLIIFAWQHPHFWSLALKYMDEYKSAGVMNLPVKRGVDETKRQIAIWAFVLAAVSILPYVVGMAGLFYLAGAMAAGVLFFSLSLWFVFSGRKVAMSLFFFSLVHLPLLYCLIIVDIR
- a CDS encoding heme-copper oxidase subunit III; translated protein: MAHNEGHGGQGHTVHHWESSVYPLILVAGIFFAIPIAFGLFFQYHNATMGIAALGIGTPLLIWGVAGWTKEGIANRDHEHGYSLTGLPIFIVSEVMIFLSLFAAYWTMRMSADVWPPAGSPEIGVTLPLIMTVILVTSSVTYHLGEMRIEEGDKGGFNTWLMVSIALGAVFLGCTAYEYNHLLSEGFVWGTNAKSTAFYSITGFHASHVLVGLCAFIAILIPALGGAVSHTFVKGAGIYWHFVDIVWFFVVSQVYIW
- a CDS encoding cbb3-type cytochrome c oxidase subunit I; amino-acid sequence: MKDWIFSTDHKRIGILYLVGSIAAFAVAGIMALLIRLEQSGLGPTITSDATNYNVWLYFHGAAMILAFLIPGLTGFLANYLIPIMIGAHDVAFPRINSFSVWLFWFAIVLALLTFVIPDPPDVMWTGYPPYSVQTAGNTSFYVFTVHLMGFSSILGAVNFLCTVIYMRAPGLGWNQLNIFVWTVLGAFVLQLIFIPVLAAAVTLVLFDKYFGTAFFAPAQGGDVLLYQNLFWFYSHPAVYVILLPAIGTILEILSTMSRNPIFNYKTCVYGGVWGTVVLGSDVWAHHLYVSGLVDWLRIGMMMTTIIISIPVGLLVLTMVGTLYKGSIQYNTPMLYAASELFLILAGGLTGIPLSMTSMTLHLSETYFVMAHFHYIMGIMATFAVFAGVYFWFPLMTGRMYNETLGKLGFLLNFIGVNVTFAPLMWIGVEGMPRRYFDYAMFPQFEGAMKIATVGALIIALGMAITIITWIHGAIAGEKAPHNPWGSKSLEWTHTVYPPGAGNFPTPPTVSADWSPYNYGKHTAHTI
- the dksA gene encoding RNA polymerase-binding protein DksA; amino-acid sequence: MSKINLDFFRQALEKQREDIVKEATESANGGISANSEELPDVVDRSSLETDRNFTLRLLDRDRKLIKKIEEAIGRIEAGEFGHCEDCGGEIGEERLKARPVATLCIGCKEEQERKEKAR
- a CDS encoding heme A synthase, encoding MNKILIGLSIAFTYILMVVGNVVTTTGSGLGCPDWPLCYGTVVPPLQIQTWIEWSHRLLGGATGLFILGATVSVWLTAKGPVRALTMSALGLLGVGAVFGGVIVMLEAPLLEGVLHIMVISFHIIVATAIFILMILAYRRLDTAPAAKENSVYTVMFAIILLQVILGIFVRYSQAAMACSAEFPLCNGQVIPEFAEPGIALHFVHRLMAYVVFFFTGGYMIKAIKDKSDVANSVITFSLVVAQGAVGIGIVHSGMFLPLIVGHGAFGFLLLGWVAYRSAPGLLGFNMLVQEEARA
- a CDS encoding SCO family protein, producing MYTFGKHRAVVMAAALILFFAAQGSAQGFRPPESELDPATLLVDEINVLGTKLDGGLTFVGSDGKEFSMKDLRGRPVIMVLSYYSCDGFCPAFNGDLKKVLDKAQALKNVKIGKDFSVLTLSFDKNDNASSAEIFSKSLGIPSDMKGSWYVATFKDHEDIKKLTSNVGFKFFWSPADRMFFHSSAYYFISPEGRVLRILQSQVSDARDMELAILESKFEQLKPADAGNIAMSMCYSYNFKDGKYRLNYPLFVSFGSLLTGVAAFLFAANIQRKKVKRGKETKI
- a CDS encoding O-antigen ligase family protein, which codes for MGDSAIKYPWPVRAEVWDRWLWIFAVVFAVMDFVSISIAQTAAAGMVICWTARHAAGRTLPDLSPLKRPIGAFVIVSLLAALFSVNVKESLIDSKDLSHFLIFFVMFDYLSRRREKIRPALLAVAAGGAIAAFMGLYQAAMRGIDIHNRISGFQDIYMTFAGLLMLAAVVATAIFIFNGAAWRGVALAGAAVMTAAIFLSLTRNAVMGLGAGLAVIIALRKPAWLVILPLLASAVFILSPSGVRNRVSSIADLGDETTRERFHLWSAGVKIILDHPVLGVGQNSFPLVYPSYRSAQVKEPNISHLHNNFLELGAERGLAGLGVWTWMWAAAFWLTLKGWKSPVERGLRAARAAGIGAITAFMAAGVFEYNFGASVIQMLMYYIVAAGLAASHEGNNSKDTVLA